The Gemmatimonadales bacterium genomic interval GGGTATCGGGTTGTACCGTAATTGTCCTGTAACTGTGGACTAACCGGGACTACACCCGACTACTCCGCGCTACACTTTTCCCTCTACAGCGCGCCTCCAGTATCCCCCCGTAACCCCCCACATGAGAAGGATATATTTAGCTCATGCCATCACAGCGCGACGCATGGGGAGAACGGCTGCCTCGGCACCTGGGGCTCTGGAGCGCAGTCTCGGTGCTGGTCGGGTCCACCATCGGCAGCGGAATCTTCCGGGTCCCCGCCGCTGTTGCCGACCGGCTCCATGAGCCGGGGCCGGTACTGCTCGCGTGGGTGGTCGGAGGGATCATCGCCCTCTTCGGGGCCTTGACCTACGCGGAGCTGGCGGCGGCCCTGCCCCGTTCGGGAGGCGTGTTTGCCTACCTCCTGGAAGGATTCGGCCCGCTCCCGGCCTTCCTGTTCGGCTGGTCGGAGCTGACGGTCATCCGAGCCTCGGCGCTGGGGGCGATCGCCACGATCCTGGCGGAGTATCTGGGATATTTCATTCACCTGACGCCGGAGCAGGTCCGCTACGTAGCCGCCGCGGCGATCGTGTTCGTGGCGACCCTCAACTACGTAGGAGTTACCAGCGCGGCGGTGGTGATGAACTTCACCACGGTCGCCAAGTACGGCGCCCTGGCGGCGCTGGCCCTCCTGGCGTTCACCGCCCGGACCGGCGGCGCGTCCCACTTCACCCCGGCCTGGGGCTCCGGCGTCCAGCTCTCGCTGCTCACCACAGCTCTCATCTCGATCATGTGGACATACGACGGATGGGCGGATCTGTCCTTCATGGGCGGGGAAGTAAAGGATCCCGGCCGGACCCTTCCGCGGGCGCTGATCATGGGAACCGTGGGGATCGTGATCGTCTACCTGCTGCTGAATGTCGGCTACATCTATGCCGTGCCTCTGCCCGAGATGGCGGGCGCGCCGCTCATCGCCGCCACGGTGGCCGACCGGATTCCGCTGTTCGCGGGGATCGGGGGCGCGGTGACCTCCGGCATGGTGATGATCTCCTGTTTCGGCGCGCTCAACGGCTCGATGATGACCGGGCCGCGGATCTTCTTCGCCATGGCTGACCGGAATCTCTTCTTTCGGATCATCGCCCGGGTCTCGCCCCGATTCCAAAGCCCGTCGGTAGCCATCTGGCTGGCGGCCACGCTCGGGGTCGTGTACGTCCTGTTCAACAACTTCCAGCAGCTGGCCGACAAGTTCATCCTGGGGATCTGGCCGTTCTACGCGCTTGCCGTGGCGGCCGTGTTCGTCCTTCGGCGAACTCGTCCGGATCTCCCCAGGCCGTACCGGACCTGGGGCTACCCGGTGGTGCCGCTCCTCTTCCTGGTCGCGTCGGTGGGCATGGTGGTCAACGCGCTGTGGACCGACCCGGTGAACACTGGGATCACTTTCGGCATCATTGCGACGGGGATCCCGGTCTATTACGCCCGGAGGGCGTGGTTTCCTGCGGCGGTGGTGGAGGGTGAGGCAGGGTGAGGCAGGGTGGGGCAGGGTGGGGCAGGGTCGTGAGCAGCTGAGCGGATCGGCTCGCCCCTTCCCTCACCTTGCCCCACCTTGCCCCACCTTGCCCCACCCTACTTCCATCCCCAGATCCGCCGCCCGCACGCTGTGGGTCAGCGCTCCAATCGAGATGAAGTCCGCGCCCGACTCCGCGTACCGGCGCACGTTCTCCAAGGTGATCCCCCCGGTGGCCTCGATCTCGATCCCCGGCCTCAGCGATCGTGCCAGCGCCGCCCATTCCCGGACCGTATCCGCCGGCTGGTTGTCGACCAGTAGCCGGGTCGCGCCGGCCGCGCACGCTTCCCGCACCTGCTCGATTGATTCGACCTCCACGTAGAGCGCGGAAATGCCTGTCTCGCGGGCGCGCTCGAGCGCCTTTGACAGGCTCCCCTCCTCCTCGCCCCTCGTCAATGCTTTCCAGTGGTTGTCCTTGACCATGACCTCGTGGCTCAGATCGCCGCGGTGGCGATGGCCGCCACCGGCGAGCACCCCGGCGATATCCAGCGCGCGGAGCCCGGGCGCGGTCTTTCTGGTGTGGAGGATCTGGGCCGAGGTGCCGGCGACCGCGTCGACGTAGGCTCGTGTGAGCGTGGCAATGCCGCAGGCGCGCTGAAGCAGGTTGAGCAGCGGCCGCTCCGCCCGGAGAATCTGGCCGAGGCTGCCCTGGAGGGTCCCGACCGTCGTTCCCGGCGGAATCTGGCGCCCATCGGGCGCTCGCCACACGATCCGGCACTCGCATGCCTGGCCCACGGCGTCGGCGTACGCCGCCCCGGCGAGGACGCCACCGCTACGGTACTCGATGGCGCCTTGGGCGGCGAGTCCGGTGGGAACGGTGAGGGCGGTGGTGATGTCCGACTCGCCATCCTCGGCGAGCGCGACGGCGGCGATGCGCTCCGCCTCGGAGCTCACCTGCCCAGCGCAACCATCCGGTCGATGGCTCCGCGAGCGCGGTCCGCGATGTCGGGAGGGACGGTAATGTGATAGCGGTCGAGCACGAGCGAGTCCCGCACTCCGGGGAGGGTGATCGTCTTCATGAAGGCGCACTGCGCCTCGGGATCGGCCGGGATGAACTCCTTTTCCGGCGCCATCTGCTCCATCCGGTGGATAATCCCGGTCTCGGTGGCCACGATGAAGCGCGGCACCGGACGCTCCGTCACCGCGCGGATCATCCCCTCGGTGGACGCGATGTGCAGCCCTTCGGCCTTCACATCCCCATGCCCCATCTCGTAGATCAACTGCCCGGCGCAGCCGCACTCCGGGTGTACCAGCACCTCGGCGTCTGGGTAGCGGCTCCTCGCGGCATTCAGCGTCTCCGCCCGGATCCCCTTGTGCACGTGACACTCGCCCATCCAGACCTCGACCCGGCGGTGGGGACGCATCCGGCGGACGTGCGCACCGAGGAAGAAATCGGGTAGAAAGAGAATCCCTTTATCCTCCGGGATCGCGTCGATCACGTCGAGCACGTTGCCGCTGGTGCAGCAGTAGTCCAGCTCGGCCTTCACTTCCGCCGTGGTGTTGACGTATCCCACGGCGATGTACCCCGGAAACTGCGCCTTCCACCGACGCACGTCCTCTGCCGTCACCGTAGCGGCCAGCGAGCACCCGGCGCGGAGGTCGGGCAGCAGGACGCGTTTCTGGGGAGAGAGGATCGCCGCCGTCTCCGCCATGAAATGGACGCCCGCGAAGATGATCACCTCCGCCTCGGTCCGAGCCGCCTGGCGGGAGAGGCCGAGCGAGTCGCCCACGAAATCGGCGACATCCTGGACTTCCGGGCGCTGGTAATTGTGGGCCAGCACCACGGCGTTCCTCCGCCGGGCCAGCTCGCGAATCTCGGCCTGCAGGGTCGCGATCTCCGCCGGGCTCTGCTCCAGCTGCTCGATGACGGGAAGCGCGGTCACACGGCCTCCCGCTTGAGCGTGGCCGGCGGATAGTCCAGGCGGCGATGCCCCCCCCGGCTTTCCCGCCGGCGCCGAGCGGCCTGGGTGATGAGTCGCGCGACGAGCAGCTGGTTCCGGGTCCGCCAGGCGCCGGGCGGCGTCTGCCCCAGCAAGCGCTCCAACTCCTGCTCGGCGTGGAGCAGCGACGCCTCGGAGCGTTGTACGCCCACATCGGCGGTCATGAGCACGCGCATCCGAGCGCGGATCTCCTCGCACCTGGCGTCCGCACCGGTGTCCGGCTCACCGCCCACCTCGAGCGGAAGCGGAGTCGGCAGTTCGGACTGGAGCGCCGCAGAGAGCGCCCGTCCGGCCCGGTCGGCGAAGACGAGCCCCTCCAGCAGTGAGTTCGAGGCCAGGCGGTTGGCTCCATGCACGCCGGTCGACGCGACCTCTCCCGCGGCCCAGAGCCCTTCCAGTCCGGAGCGGCCCTCCAGGTCCGTCTGGATGCCGCCCATCGCGTAATGCAGCGCGGGCGCCACGGGCAGCAGGTCCTGGCCAGGGTTGAGCTCGAAGCGCGCCAACATCGCGGTGATGCCGGGGAATCGGGTCGGGAAGTCGTTCACGCTCCGGGCGTCAAGCCAGGCGCCACCCGCGGCGTCGGCGGCTGCCACGGCGCGCGCGAGCACATCCCGGGGTGCCAGCTCTCCCCGTGGGTCGGCTTCCAGCGCGAATCGCCGGCCGCCCTGACCCAGAAGCACCGCTCCAGCGCCGCGCACGGCCTCCGAGATCAGCGGGGCCGGGTTGACGCCAGGCAGCTTGAGGGCGGTGGGGTGAAACTGGAGAAACTCGAGGTCGCGGAGCGGTGCGCCAGCCTGATACGCCAGGGCCCAGCCGTCGGCTGTGGCCACCCTGGGATTGGTGGTCACCGCGTACAGCTGTCCGACTCCGCCGGTGGCGAGCACTACCGCCGGGGCCGGAATGGGGTAGCTGGCGCCCCCCTGGGGGAGGGCCATCACGCCGGTTACCCGACCCGAGTGGGTCAGCAGGGCGGTCACCTCGGTATGCTCCAACAGCTCGATCAGAGGGTGATGCCGGACCACTTGGGCCAGGCAGCCGATCAGGGCCGCGCCCGTGCGGTCGCCACCGGCATGAATGATCCGGGGGCGGGTGTGCGCCGCCTCCAGCCCGAAACGGAGCCGGCCATCGGCACCGCGATCGAACCTGGCGCCCAGTGCCAGAAGCTCGTAAATCCTGTCTGGGCCTTCACTTGTGAGAATTCTGACAGCTTCGGGGTCGGCCAGGCCATCGCTGGCGGCCAAGGTGTCGGCAGCGTGCTGGCTGGGGCTGTCTCCCGGACCGAGCGCGACGGCGATGCCGCCCTGAGCCCAGGCACTGGCGCTGTCGGCCAGCGTCTCCTTGGTGACGACCACGGCGGGCCGCCCCTCCGATGCAAGCCGCCACGCGGTCCAGAGGCCAGCGATGCCGGTTCCCACGATCACGGGGCGGGGGGGAGTCATGGCCCTAAATATAGCGGGCAACGAGGGCCGCGATGCCGCTGAAAGGACTAGGTCTGCACCCGGGAGAGGAGGATCAGGGCGGTGAGCAGGAAGACGGCATTGGGCAACCAGGCGGCCACCGTCGGGTCGATGACGCCGCTGGCGCCGACTGCCTTCATGATCTGGGTGAGCAGGAGAAAGACCACCGTGGTGCCGAGACTGATCGCCACCCCGACCGCCGCGCCTGCCCTCGGCGAGGTGACTGCCAGCGGGGCCCCGAACAGGGCGATGATGAAGCAGGTGGCGGGTAGGGCGACCTTGAGCGCCTGCTCCACGATCAGCTTGTTGGCATCGTTGCCCGAGCGCTTGAGCGCGTCGATGTAGCGTCCCAGCTCCGCATAGCGCATCTCGTCCGGCGCCTTGGGCTCGGCCAGCAGGTCGGCCGGCGACTGGGTGAGCGCCCGAAGCCTCATCGAGCGGAAGGAGAACATCGCCTGCCGGCTGGGTCCGGCGATCACCCGGCTCGCGCCACTCTTGATGCGCCAGGTCCGGTGGGCGCGGTCGTAGCTGGCGCTGTCGGCCGTGATGATCAGTCCCGGGTAGTTCGCGCCGCTGCCCTGGCGCTCGAAGAGCACCTGCTTGAGCTGCCGGCTGTTGAGGTCCAGGGAACGGACGGTGTAGACCCAGCCCGCGTCACCCCGGTAGACGAAGTTGTAGCGCGAGCTGGTGCTCCGGGCCGGCTTGGACTTCTGAATCACCGCCTGGCGCGCGGTGGCGCCGGGAGAGACCTCCCCCACCACGAACGCGAGCCCGGTGGCCAATGCCGAGGCGATGAAGATCGGCAGCATCAGACGGTGAAAGCTCTTCCCGCCCGCCTTCGCGGCCGTGAGCTCCGAGTGCCGTCCCATCGCCCCGACCGTGAAAACCGTGGCGAAGAGCACCGCCGCCGGCATGACGATGAAGGCGTTCTCGGGGATCGAGTAGATGTAGCTGATCACGATCTCCCGCATGGTGAGCCCGCGGTCCAACAGCTTGTTGAGGGTGTCGGTCAGGTTGATCACGATCGACACCAGCGGGAAGCCCAGGGCGGTGAGCACGAAGATGCGGACCCAGCTTGCCAGCACGTAGCGATCCAGGGTGCCCAATCCGGTCACGCCGCGCTCCCCTTGGCCGCCGTCCGCCGCCGGAAGAGGTGGCGTATGGCATCGAACACTTC includes:
- a CDS encoding amino acid permease, whose protein sequence is MPSQRDAWGERLPRHLGLWSAVSVLVGSTIGSGIFRVPAAVADRLHEPGPVLLAWVVGGIIALFGALTYAELAAALPRSGGVFAYLLEGFGPLPAFLFGWSELTVIRASALGAIATILAEYLGYFIHLTPEQVRYVAAAAIVFVATLNYVGVTSAAVVMNFTTVAKYGALAALALLAFTARTGGASHFTPAWGSGVQLSLLTTALISIMWTYDGWADLSFMGGEVKDPGRTLPRALIMGTVGIVIVYLLLNVGYIYAVPLPEMAGAPLIAATVADRIPLFAGIGGAVTSGMVMISCFGALNGSMMTGPRIFFAMADRNLFFRIIARVSPRFQSPSVAIWLAATLGVVYVLFNNFQQLADKFILGIWPFYALAVAAVFVLRRTRPDLPRPYRTWGYPVVPLLFLVASVGMVVNALWTDPVNTGITFGIIATGIPVYYARRAWFPAAVVEGEAG
- the nadC gene encoding carboxylating nicotinate-nucleotide diphosphorylase, with translation MSSEAERIAAVALAEDGESDITTALTVPTGLAAQGAIEYRSGGVLAGAAYADAVGQACECRIVWRAPDGRQIPPGTTVGTLQGSLGQILRAERPLLNLLQRACGIATLTRAYVDAVAGTSAQILHTRKTAPGLRALDIAGVLAGGGHRHRGDLSHEVMVKDNHWKALTRGEEEGSLSKALERARETGISALYVEVESIEQVREACAAGATRLLVDNQPADTVREWAALARSLRPGIEIEATGGITLENVRRYAESGADFISIGALTHSVRAADLGMEVGWGKVGQGGAR
- the nadA gene encoding quinolinate synthase NadA yields the protein MTALPVIEQLEQSPAEIATLQAEIRELARRRNAVVLAHNYQRPEVQDVADFVGDSLGLSRQAARTEAEVIIFAGVHFMAETAAILSPQKRVLLPDLRAGCSLAATVTAEDVRRWKAQFPGYIAVGYVNTTAEVKAELDYCCTSGNVLDVIDAIPEDKGILFLPDFFLGAHVRRMRPHRRVEVWMGECHVHKGIRAETLNAARSRYPDAEVLVHPECGCAGQLIYEMGHGDVKAEGLHIASTEGMIRAVTERPVPRFIVATETGIIHRMEQMAPEKEFIPADPEAQCAFMKTITLPGVRDSLVLDRYHITVPPDIADRARGAIDRMVALGR
- a CDS encoding L-aspartate oxidase, encoding MTPPRPVIVGTGIAGLWTAWRLASEGRPAVVVTKETLADSASAWAQGGIAVALGPGDSPSQHAADTLAASDGLADPEAVRILTSEGPDRIYELLALGARFDRGADGRLRFGLEAAHTRPRIIHAGGDRTGAALIGCLAQVVRHHPLIELLEHTEVTALLTHSGRVTGVMALPQGGASYPIPAPAVVLATGGVGQLYAVTTNPRVATADGWALAYQAGAPLRDLEFLQFHPTALKLPGVNPAPLISEAVRGAGAVLLGQGGRRFALEADPRGELAPRDVLARAVAAADAAGGAWLDARSVNDFPTRFPGITAMLARFELNPGQDLLPVAPALHYAMGGIQTDLEGRSGLEGLWAAGEVASTGVHGANRLASNSLLEGLVFADRAGRALSAALQSELPTPLPLEVGGEPDTGADARCEEIRARMRVLMTADVGVQRSEASLLHAEQELERLLGQTPPGAWRTRNQLLVARLITQAARRRRESRGGHRRLDYPPATLKREAV
- a CDS encoding LptF/LptG family permease; amino-acid sequence: MTGLGTLDRYVLASWVRIFVLTALGFPLVSIVINLTDTLNKLLDRGLTMREIVISYIYSIPENAFIVMPAAVLFATVFTVGAMGRHSELTAAKAGGKSFHRLMLPIFIASALATGLAFVVGEVSPGATARQAVIQKSKPARSTSSRYNFVYRGDAGWVYTVRSLDLNSRQLKQVLFERQGSGANYPGLIITADSASYDRAHRTWRIKSGASRVIAGPSRQAMFSFRSMRLRALTQSPADLLAEPKAPDEMRYAELGRYIDALKRSGNDANKLIVEQALKVALPATCFIIALFGAPLAVTSPRAGAAVGVAISLGTTVVFLLLTQIMKAVGASGVIDPTVAAWLPNAVFLLTALILLSRVQT